The nucleotide sequence cttttTCGCAGCCCCCTTTTTTTTTCGATTCTCTGTTCATAATGATTTGTAAGATTGTTTTGTCTTAAAAGAAGGGAGCCACAGTTTTCCATAACTTTAGAAAAAATACTATGAATGGTCCAACATGCTTCCTTACCCAGCCTAAAAGTAACATCACAATAAAGCATTTCAGTATCAGCACTTCCGTGCCACAGCAGTCTGACTAGCAATGGCAAATATATTATCCTggtttaaactgaaaaataagTGAATTCTCTTCTAACTGCTCTGGGGTTCACAGAGAAAATGAAGAACCGCCTGTATCCACCCACTGTCTTGGGTCATTTCCTATCCAGGCTATTCCTATAATTCATCATGTTTTAaaactttctaccccacctatgttgaccaagttttttttagccgagacaagctgtgctgcagcaggtcactcagaattgtagtaactgtgaaGTAAcagtgtatcaacacgctggaatacaggcgttagatggacgttacaggaagcgactgaagctaacagtctgagcggatatatatctgttacagtaaattctcaaaactaggaaatttgcgaaatcccggaaaatttcagtaaatttgtgaatttcctgtttcactcagggatttcacaaatttccaaaaaattctaggaaatttgcaaatttcctgaaatgagcatgctattttttcacaaatttactgaacagtgaaaacatttgtaacattcttaaaaaaaagaagtccgttttctttattttacattgataTTTTGATAGATTTActgttagaagaaaaaaaaagttgatttgAGCATGATTTGAACCGAACATCTTCAATTTTTGGGTTCCACACACTACCAACCCGCCACGCCAGCCACATGAAAggaaagtgagaaaaaaatcatAAGAAGTTTGTGGTGTTGGGATCATGAAAACTCATGTGAAAACAGCTCACACCTGAACTCACCAAGTCTGACAGACCACAAGCCTTTGCAGCTCAGTCCGCATTTGGTTCATTTTGCTGATAGGCAGCCCAACAGGATGGCAGGCAATGCAGATGTTGAACTGAAGTTCACCACAGAACTTTTCAGACAACGTGAGGAAAATAAAACATATTGTTTAATCCCAAAGTCGGAATATAACAAGATTGTGGAAGATGTCAAGACTGCAGCCGTGAACAACGCAACCAAAAATCGACGGGAATATTATAACCTGGCAAAGTGAGTTTATCTTTCTCTTTTCACCTTCCTTTCATGTGGCTGGCATGGCGTGTTGGTAGATGTTCGGTTCATATCATGCTCAaatcaactttttttctttttctttttcctctAACAGTAAATCTATCAAAAtcacaatgtaaaataaagaaaacagactctttttttaattttttttttaagaattttacaaatgttttcactgttcagtaaatttgtgaaaaaaatggcatgctcatttcaggaaattcgcaaatttcctagaatttttaggaaatttgtgaaatccctgagtgaaacaggaaattcacaaatttactgaaattttccCGGATTTCGCAACTTTCCTAgttttgagaatttactgtaacatatccgtacctggtcagatagagccatatgagtgggagacaatgagttaaagagATGCAATCCCCATCTTCATTCCAGGTAGCACTTCATCTCCACATTTCCTACACTTCTGAACACCACAAAGTACGAATGTCTTATCAAGCCGTTACAGAACAGCTGCTGCACAAACAGACATTTCACTCTGCACTTCAACTGACAACTTTCTAACATTCCCCCCATCTATTTCACAGAAACAGTCCAACACTCCAACACATTTCCACACATGCTCATCTCCCTAACTCCTTCAGCAAATATTTGTgccatgtacttttcttatTATGTGTGGAGAAAACTGCAAGAGCAGAGTTGGCTTGTTCTGATCGTTGTACGCAACCACTATGCTAAGGAAGGATGACAAGGCAGTCGCCATACACCGGCTCTTTTGCATAAAAACTCTTGAATGCCATTCACCCATTCAACTTTTTCTTAGATTTGGCCTGCCACCTTTGGTATGCCACAGGCAGCATTTAAATCATGCTCAGATTTGGCTTGCCACCTTTGGTATACCATAGGAAGCATTTAAATCATGCTCAGATTTGGTTAACCACCTTTGGTACACCATAGGCAGCATTTAAATCATGCTCAGATTTGGTTAACCACCTTTGGTACACCATAGGCAGCATTTAAATCATGCTCAGATTTGGTTAACCACCTTTGGTACACCATAGGCAGCATTTAAATCATGCTCAGATTTGGTTAACCACCTTTGGTATACCATAGGCAGCATTTAAATCATGCTCAGATTTGGTTAACCACCTTTGGTACACCATAGGCAGCATTTAAATCATGCTCAGATTTGGTTAACCACCTTTGGTATACCATAGGCAGCATTTAAATCATGCTCAGATTTGGTTAACCACCTTTGGTACACCATAGGCAGCATTTAAATCATGCTCAGATTTGGTTAACCACCTTTGGTATACCATAGGCAGCATTTAAATCATGCTCAGATTTGGTTAACCACCTTTGGTATGCCACAGGCAGCATTTAAATCATGCTCAGATTTGGCTTGCCACCTTTGGTATACCATAGGAAGCATTTTACTCATGCTCCGTTTTGGCTGGTCAATGTGCTACACAAAAAATACCCCTTGCCCCTCCCACCATAAAAACACATTCATCACTCTCATGTCAATCCTCAAATTTTCGCTCAAGGTTTTCCTACACATGATGAATGCTACGGGAATGCAAGCGACTGGTAGGGTTGCCGTATTGAACCTGCTGTGATGAAGACACAGGAGTTAACCCCCTTGCCGTGGGCTCCGTCGGGGTGTGAGAAGCAACAGGTATCAACGTTATTCCTTCGTCACTGCCCTGCCAATCACGCAGCAAGATGTGTCCATTGGCCATGGGGGGCGGTGATGTACCGTTGAGATGTGCGATGCCGCCGTTCTTCAAGAAGTTGGCATCGCTCTTGGAGTGCGGCATGTGGGATATGCCGTGGTGATGAAGTTCGGAGTCACTGTGTACTAGCGGAAGGATCTGCTGTCGTTTCGCTAACTGGTGCTGGTCGTATTTTGCCTGTGAGGGGAGGGAGAGTGATGTGTGAGATCAAAGACCATTCATATTCAAGTCAACTCACAGGATCATTGACAAGGTTCAGCGGAACCCTCCTTCAgagaatcaggtcttaaaaaggagggagtcttgcaatgggggttcttcttcttcgtttatgggctgaaactcccgtgttcactcatgtttgtttgtttttttggttttttttttgggggggggggggggcggggatgtagctcagtcagtagcgctggatttgtatccagttggccgttgtcagcgtgagttcgtccccacgttcggcgagagatttatttctcggagtcaactttgtgtgcagactctcctcggtgtccgaacacccccgtgtgtacacgcaagcacaagaccaagtgcgcacgaaaaagatcctgtaatccatgtcagagttcggtgggttatagaaacacgaaaatacccagcatgcttgctccgaaagcggcgtatggctgcctaaatggcggggtaaaaacggtcatacacgtaaaagtcgtgggagtttcagcccatgaacaaacaaacaaaactcatgtttttgcacgagtgggtttttacgtgtacgactgtttttaccctgccgttcaggcagccataggccgctttcgggggaataaaaatgggggtaaatttgatagagattatgaacaacaaatctggagaaaaaaacagggtgttcaaaagggagggagtcttaaatcgggggtctaaaaagggggattccactgtataggTTCTTCCTGTCCACAGGCGTACATATGTACGTACATGctgacacacaaagacacagccAGCTAGCCAGCCCGCCagccacacacaaagacacagccAGCTAGCCAGCCcgccagccacacacacacacagatcagcAAGATCCAACAAACAATAAAAGAGCACTTTCACTAAGCGCCCCAACATCAGTAAATCTTGGTGAGAGAATGCTTCTCCTGTTTAATTCTTCTATCGACTTCTGCTCATTATACCTTAATTTCCAAAATATGTATGTAAACACACAACATTTCACTGCTCTTGACTTATCCTCGTTATCAGTTAATTTCCAAAAAATGTATGTTAACACAGTACAACATTACATTTCTCAAGACTTCACCTCGTTAATCAGTTAATTTtcaaaaattgtatttaaacACCCAACACACGACATACCTTGTTGTAACATAGGACGCCAAACACAGCAATCAGCATACCGATTGCATTCATCGGCGTGACAGAATTCTGCAGAATCAGGATGGAACCGCTAATGATGACGATTCGTTTGGTGGCGTTGGCGACAGCATAAGAAAGGGGGGCAACCAGGGCGAGAACCGTGAAGGCGAAGACGTTATGCATCATGTTGAACAGACCATCGCAAAACAGCAGCACCATAGTCTGTATCACTTTGCCGCTATTTAACTGCAATCAGAAAGAGACAGTGTGAAGAAGTCACAGTGAAATGTGAttatgcaaaacacacacacacacatctcgcacgtgcacatacacacacagacaattcaaaacaacaaaacctcaatcaatgaataataaataaataaaatagtgGACATCGTTAAAATTCAAGTCACAACTCACATCAAGATAAAATAATCACAGGAGACTTGTTCAGAACTCTAACTTATACTCTTGTTGAAAATACTGTGGAcatccacacccccccccccctcccgccccccatTTTAAAAAATCCACCAAAGTAAGACTACCTACTTTTAAAGACCCCGATTTTCTCATATTTCCCACAGTAaattcacccccattttaagactccctccttattaacacctgattttctcatattttcCACAGTAAATTCACCCccatattaagactccctccttattaacacctgattttctcatattttcCACAGTAaattcacccccattttaagactccctccttattaacacctgattttctcagtctGAACTCACAGATTTGACCACATGGACaggcagacacgcacacacacacacacacacacacacacacacacacacacacacacacacagtgacaaacACGCATCCCACCCTATTGAAGACAGTCTATAAACCTAAAACATCTTCTGTTAAGTATACCTGACCCATCACTGACCCAGACACCACTAAACATTTCATCATCTGAATGCATATCCAATTTTATTCACCAAGAAAAGGCCATGAAATTCAATGAGTCAAGGATGCAAGCATTATCAGCGCTCAGTCCTACAGGGCTTCACTTTTCATGTGTCCCATAAAATGGTTTGTGAGCCTCCTGGCTCCCGCTCATGAATATTTACGATGTCTTCCACCCAAAATGTAATGTGCCCAGTTTAGGGGCTGTTATAAGTGCACTCCCTAACATTATGCTCACTGGCCAGGACATGGTGAAAAGAAAATTGTTGGATTCTCTTCAACCTAAACCTCAGGTAACACTAGGCCGGGACTATGAAGAGGAGGGTGAAGGGAAGGGGGAGgagaggggtgggtgggtggggggggaggcAAACAGACCTGTACAGATGAAGGGAGCACATATATTTATTAAGGAGTGATACAacagtaaagagagagaaagagagagagggggagtcagagagaaagagacagagtgagccagagaaagagacagagtgagccagagaaagagacagagtgagccagagaaagagacagagtgagccagagaaagagacagagtgagccagagaaagagacagagtgagccagagaaagagacagagtgagccagagaaagagacagagtgagccagagaaagagacagagtgagccagagaaagagacagagtgagccagagaaagagacagagtgagccagagaaagagacagagtgagccagagaaagagacagagtgagccagagaaagagacagagtgagccagagaaagagacagagtgagccagagaaagagacagagtgagccagagaaagagacagagaggagacacacagagagaaagaagtcagaagtcagaatgtttttTCGCGTAAACATAGGGTTCACTGCGAAAGGGTACGTGTGGTTTGGGAAATCAAACGATAGGGGgaccaacaaaacaacaacaaaagagagagagagagagagagagagagagagagagagagagagagagagagagagagagagagagagagagagagagagagagagagagagagagagagagagagaacgaacgaacgaacgaacgaaccaactttatttttcgagggtaatggagtagatacagcaaagatcttttttcatccagccctcgcccaagagggaattaactaaccagtgcataatattgaagcagaagaagaagcaaagcaaaaacataaaaacatggttattaaatcagacaaagaggaaaaaaaaaaaaaaaaaaaaaaaaaaaaagttagagagagagagagagagagagagagagagaacacgaacaagaacaagaacaattctttattttacgagggtaatagagtaagcagtgatctgcttttttacatctggccctcgcccaaaagagggactagtctaaaattgctaaagaataagcaagtaaagaaaacaaactactgctacatgattataatagaaatgaaagtaagaacatatcatcaatttacatacaatacattgcttaaatgaaaaatgtaagttcatttgacatgagttaagaattatagagtagattgcactgacgcaacaaagctgtgaatgccatgagagagagagagagagagagagagagagagagagagagagagagagagagagagagagagagagagtgagagagagagtgaggagagacagagagagagagactgacagaaaaatacacacacacacacacacacagacagacagacacacactgatcgATGTACTATGCAAAACGACACCCTCCACCGAAAAATGAGACTTACAAATTCTGTGTTGTGTATAATTCTGGGCAAATCTGCCAGGGCCCAGAATGGCAGAAAACAGGCTGTGGCTATTCGACTGATCAAGACCAGCAGTTGAAGGTGATTGTAGCCTGTCTCCTTCAAACACTGAGGAACACATATAATAATTGTAAGTGTACATATAAAAACGTCATCACTTTGCAGATAATGACCACTAGAATTATGATATAAACGTCAactgggggcccggtagctcagttggtagtgcactggacttgtgatcgaaaggtcgctggttcgaatccgggccgggacggacacgggtcaacttaatgtgcagacccagagacggaagccatgtcccacccccgtgtcatcacaatggcacgtaaaagaccttggtcattctgccttaagtgcaggtggctgaatacacctaaacacgcagacacctgggtagcgcgactccgttgctgctagctttccactgggaggaagcgacccgaatttcgcagcgatgggacaataaagtaataaaaatgaaatgaaaatgaaatgaaaacttAAAGTAAAACGCATCTGAAAACTCCC is from Littorina saxatilis isolate snail1 linkage group LG5, US_GU_Lsax_2.0, whole genome shotgun sequence and encodes:
- the LOC138967473 gene encoding solute carrier family 35 member E1 homolog translates to MDGSTYVEYMKIALVCVMWYLCSASDNIIGKVVLSDFPYPMTMTMIQLLTTSVFLAPFLPCVGATKKGQYDRRYFFVMILPLAFGKFISSVSSYISIWRVSVSYAHTVKATLPLFTVILAKLILGENQILTVYFSLIPIITGVGVATMTEASFDSVGLASALTATLCFSLLTIFTKKCLKETGYNHLQLLVLISRIATACFLPFWALADLPRIIHNTEFLNSGKVIQTMVLLFCDGLFNMMHNVFAFTVLALVAPLSYAVANATKRIVIISGSILILQNSVTPMNAIGMLIAVFGVLCYNKAKYDQHQLAKRQQILPLVHSDSELHHHGISHMPHSKSDANFLKNGGIAHLNGTSPPPMANGHILLRDWQGSDEGITLIPVASHTPTEPTARGLTPVSSSQQVQYGNPTSRLHSRSIHHV